A window from Tautonia rosea encodes these proteins:
- a CDS encoding TspO/MBR family protein — translation MNTADAPVQPSQSHSRLRTVLTLIGFLLVCFAAAGLGGLFTSQGIGPWYDSLNKPRWTPPNTLFGPVWTALYAGMAVAAWLVWRRVGWSGGRVALGLFTVQLALNIAWSGLFFGARRPDLAAVEIVLLWAAILATLIAFLPISRPAGVLMLPYLLWVSFATALNLAIWQLNSS, via the coding sequence ATGAACACCGCTGACGCTCCCGTCCAGCCATCGCAATCCCATTCCAGGCTCCGCACCGTCCTGACCCTGATCGGGTTTCTGCTCGTCTGCTTTGCGGCGGCCGGCCTCGGCGGCCTGTTCACAAGTCAAGGGATCGGACCCTGGTACGATTCCCTGAACAAACCCCGATGGACCCCTCCCAATACCCTCTTTGGCCCTGTTTGGACGGCCCTTTACGCGGGAATGGCCGTGGCGGCCTGGCTTGTCTGGCGACGAGTCGGATGGTCCGGAGGTCGCGTGGCGCTCGGACTCTTTACGGTGCAACTGGCGCTCAACATCGCCTGGTCGGGCCTGTTCTTCGGCGCACGACGCCCTGACCTGGCCGCGGTTGAGATCGTCCTGCTCTGGGCCGCCATTCTCGCCACCCTCATTGCCTTCCTCCCCATCAGCCGACCGGCGGGAGTCCTGATGCTCCCTTACCTGCTCTGGGTCAGCTTTGCCACGGCGCTGAACCTCGCCATCTGGCAGCTTAACAGTTCGTGA
- a CDS encoding carboxypeptidase regulatory-like domain-containing protein, protein MTSALLVLCLTLGNAFDDEPNRPCSPPTGSGIISGRVTYSGPLPPKVLNPEAATRRSPVEVDPRTLGLREAAVWIDASAIDIDPRDDSDARDPIEVDQLNFEFLPHVLTVEADQPVVFLNSDVANHGVTASGSTVANRFNVTTPPGGRYVHRFQSARQPVHLGCPIHVAMSAWIFVFDHPYHTVTDDQGRFQLTGLPPGPYTLFVHHPDGGFRKRVEVEVRDGQTSEVDIAFEAEDLRPPSRRRP, encoded by the coding sequence ATGACTTCCGCCTTGCTTGTGCTTTGCCTCACCTTGGGGAACGCGTTCGACGACGAGCCGAACCGCCCTTGCTCCCCTCCCACAGGCAGTGGAATCATCTCTGGTCGTGTGACCTACTCCGGCCCGTTACCCCCGAAAGTGCTCAACCCCGAGGCCGCCACGCGACGATCACCGGTCGAGGTTGATCCTCGGACACTCGGACTTCGCGAGGCTGCTGTCTGGATCGACGCCTCCGCGATCGACATCGACCCCCGAGACGATTCCGACGCTCGCGATCCGATCGAGGTCGATCAGCTCAACTTCGAGTTCCTTCCTCACGTCCTCACCGTCGAGGCCGACCAGCCAGTCGTCTTCCTCAACAGCGACGTGGCGAATCACGGCGTTACCGCCTCAGGCTCAACGGTGGCGAACCGCTTCAACGTCACCACGCCTCCCGGCGGTCGCTACGTCCATCGCTTTCAATCCGCCCGGCAACCGGTCCACCTCGGCTGTCCGATCCACGTGGCGATGTCGGCCTGGATCTTCGTCTTCGATCATCCGTATCACACCGTGACCGACGATCAGGGGCGGTTCCAACTCACCGGCCTCCCGCCCGGCCCTTACACGTTGTTCGTCCACCACCCCGACGGTGGCTTCCGCAAACGGGTCGAGGTTGAGGTCCGCGACGGTCAGACGAGCGAGGTGGACATTGCGTTCGAGGCCGAAGACCTTCGCCCCCCGTCCCGCCGTCGTCCCTGA
- a CDS encoding phosphatase PAP2 family protein: MRELIRRAWEVGAGMDRVVFLSIIAVVGGGWLFLAIADEVVEGESARFDEAVLLMFRNPENPEDAIGGPEIEELIRDLTALGGVAIISLVTISAVVFLIMDRKGHAAVLVLLATVGGQLISSGLKAYYDRPRPEIVPHLMHAARGSFPSGHSLLAAVTYLTIGALLAQMVTQRRLKVFILGVAVIITMMVGVSRIYLGVHYPTDVLAGWTLGFIWATLCAQVAQWLRQRGMVEQAIDA; this comes from the coding sequence GTGCGAGAACTGATCCGTCGAGCGTGGGAGGTCGGAGCAGGAATGGACCGGGTGGTGTTTCTCTCCATCATCGCGGTGGTGGGAGGCGGCTGGCTGTTTCTCGCCATCGCCGATGAAGTGGTCGAGGGAGAATCGGCCCGGTTTGACGAAGCCGTCCTGTTGATGTTTCGGAATCCGGAGAACCCCGAGGATGCGATCGGAGGTCCGGAAATCGAGGAGTTGATCCGCGATCTGACCGCGCTGGGAGGAGTGGCGATCATCAGCCTGGTCACGATCTCAGCCGTCGTGTTCCTGATCATGGATCGCAAGGGGCATGCGGCCGTTCTGGTGCTGCTGGCGACGGTCGGAGGGCAGTTGATCAGCAGTGGCTTGAAAGCTTATTACGATCGACCGAGGCCAGAGATCGTCCCTCATCTGATGCACGCAGCTCGGGGAAGCTTTCCCAGCGGACACTCACTGCTGGCGGCGGTGACGTATCTGACGATCGGGGCGTTGCTGGCTCAGATGGTGACGCAACGGCGGTTGAAAGTGTTCATCCTGGGCGTCGCAGTGATCATCACCATGATGGTCGGCGTGAGTCGGATTTACCTGGGTGTCCATTACCCGACGGATGTCTTGGCGGGCTGGACGCTGGGATTCATCTGGGCGACGCTCTGTGCGCAAGTCGCCCAGTGGCTGCGACAACGCGGCATGGTTGAGCAGGCCATCGACGCCTGA